The sequence CAGCTGCGCTGAGGTGATCGTTCCTGTGGAGCCGGAGAAGAAGTGCCCGGACTGTGATGGCGGGTTCGTGGAAGAGATGGAGTCCGAGGGCTTTGAGCCGTCCACGAACGTGAGGTCTGAGCGGAACCTCTCGCTCTGGGCCCCGCTGCTGCTTGGGATGATGGGAGGTTCGTCTCGGCGATCAAGGCCCCAGAGGGATATGATGGATTCTTCTTCTGATGAGGACTCACGCCAAGCAAGGATCAGGAGTGCACTGAGGGAtactgatgatgaggatgaagaggatgatgatgatgattctgACCGTGAGCTTGAAGACATGATTAGGAGGCGAAGGAGGAGGGGCTCATCGCTTGTCAGGCTGCTTCAGACCCTCCGTGATGACTTAAGGGGCTTGGATGGCATTGGCAGAGACAGGGACAGGGACAGCGAGAGAGaccgggagagggagagggaaagaaggGACAGGGagagaagggagagggagagggctagaagagagagggagagagcaagGGAGAGAGACCGAGGGGGAGAAAGGACAGAGAGCTTAATACTGATCAACTCCAACAATGAGGCCATTATTCTCCAAGGAACATTTGGACCTAGTGACAACCAAGAGAACTCAAGCAACACAAGTACTGGCGTTTCACTTGGAGACTACTTTCTTGGTCCTGGTCTAGATATGCTCTTGCAGCGTTTGGCAGACAGTGACCTGAATCGTTCTGGGACTCCACCTGCCAAGAAGGAATCTGTGGCAGCATTGCCAACTGTGAACATCCAGGAAGTATTGGGCTGTACAGTCTGTCTTGAGGAGTTTGAAATGGGGACGGAGGCGAAGGAGATGCCTTGCCAACATAAGTTTCACTCCAATTGCATCCTTCCATGGCTGGAGCTCCACAGTTCTTGCCCAATTTGTCGATttcagttgcctacagaggagtcAAAGAACCCATGTGAATCAGGCAGTGGTGGTGGGACAGTGAGTGCTGATGGAGATCATGCTGAGTCAAGTAATAGTGATATAGAAGGTGCTAACCATGATGGAGGCAGGCTGCTTGATGGAAGTTCAATAAATGACAGAGATGTGACGTCTGCGTTGAACGCGATATTCGGAGATgaatcctcctcctcatcatctgaTGAAAATGGCCCACGTGCTTCTGAGAGCTGAAGGTAATTATGCTACTTCGATTTCTACTGATGGGAACGACGGTAAGAACGCTCCTGTTGATTATACTTGACATCATGCTGAGTGGTTTGAGTTATCTCTATTGTAGCCAGCATCGCCCTGGCTCCCGTGCTTCCAACATGTAGACGGAGTCCCGAAAGAAGACTCTCATGAGGCCGCGTCTTTA comes from Triticum aestivum cultivar Chinese Spring chromosome 5B, IWGSC CS RefSeq v2.1, whole genome shotgun sequence and encodes:
- the LOC123113919 gene encoding E3 ubiquitin-protein ligase SIRP1, which encodes MEEGQESRYWCHSCAEVIVPVEPEKKCPDCDGGFVEEMESEGFEPSTNVRSERNLSLWAPLLLGMMGGSSRRSRPQRDMMDSSSDEDSRQARIRSALRDTDDEDEEDDDDDSDRELEDMIRRRRRRGSSLVRLLQTLRDDLRGLDGIGRDRDRDSERDRERERERRDRERRERERARRERERARERDRGGERTESLILINSNNEAIILQGTFGPSDNQENSSNTSTGVSLGDYFLGPGLDMLLQRLADSDLNRSGTPPAKKESVAALPTVNIQEVLGCTVCLEEFEMGTEAKEMPCQHKFHSNCILPWLELHSSCPICRFQLPTEESKNPCESGSGGGTVSADGDHAESSNSDIEGANHDGGRLLDGSSINDRDVTSALNAIFGDESSSSSSDENGPRASES